A window of the Bradyrhizobium diazoefficiens genome harbors these coding sequences:
- a CDS encoding beta-(1-6) glucans synthase: protein MACEQVIDGPSRRTEPISLRTPLALLLVSLGEIAAVWWWLATPITLARAPIDPNDKVQCVSYAPFRGEQTPLNEWTHIEADQLEQDLRQLKEITDCVRTYSIENGLDQVPSVATKIGGLKVIQGIWLGSNRAKNFAQVATAVRLTKEFPDTISALVVGNEVLLRGEMTTSDLTAIIRSVKAQVTVPVTYADVWEYWLRNREVYDAVDFVTIHILPYWEDVPVKAKFAASHVEAIRERMAVAFPGKEILIGETGWPSEGRMREGALPSRTNQARVVSEMLGLAKALKFRVNLIEAYDQPWKRRLEGTVGGYWGLIDSVRRQLKYPPGEPISNFPFWKWYMGAGMGLSVLVFAVAGITLRRRPWTPRFSAWLGVGISATSAGILLGIAADKMFYESYGWGGWLQWGMLLLAGILSPILCAQAIVIGRSLPSFLDLLGPREGRKWSKLSAVLGLTLAVTAAIATETALGFVFDPRYRDFPYASLTMAVVPFALLMLNRPQIGVRPIAESAFAGLLALSAVYVILNEGRDNWQAMWTCAIYLLFALTLWRARAEQSQG from the coding sequence ATGGCGTGCGAGCAGGTAATCGACGGACCCTCGCGGAGGACGGAACCAATTTCACTTCGTACGCCACTGGCGCTCCTGCTCGTCTCCCTGGGTGAGATTGCTGCCGTATGGTGGTGGCTGGCCACGCCGATCACGCTCGCGCGCGCACCCATCGATCCCAATGACAAGGTTCAATGCGTGTCCTACGCGCCGTTCCGCGGCGAGCAGACGCCGCTGAACGAATGGACCCACATCGAGGCTGACCAGCTCGAGCAGGATCTGCGCCAGCTCAAAGAGATCACCGACTGTGTCCGCACCTACTCGATCGAGAACGGGCTCGACCAGGTGCCTTCGGTCGCGACCAAGATCGGCGGGCTGAAGGTGATCCAGGGCATCTGGCTCGGCAGCAACCGCGCCAAGAATTTTGCGCAAGTTGCGACCGCGGTCCGCCTCACCAAGGAATTCCCCGATACCATCTCCGCGCTCGTCGTCGGCAACGAGGTGTTGCTGCGCGGGGAGATGACGACGTCGGACCTCACCGCGATCATCCGTTCGGTGAAGGCGCAAGTCACCGTGCCCGTGACCTATGCCGACGTCTGGGAATACTGGCTCAGGAATCGCGAGGTCTATGACGCCGTCGACTTCGTCACGATTCACATCCTGCCCTATTGGGAGGATGTTCCGGTGAAGGCGAAGTTCGCAGCGTCCCATGTCGAGGCGATCCGCGAGCGCATGGCGGTGGCGTTCCCCGGCAAGGAAATCCTGATCGGCGAGACCGGCTGGCCGAGCGAAGGCCGCATGCGCGAGGGCGCGCTGCCGTCACGCACCAACCAGGCGCGCGTCGTCTCGGAAATGCTGGGGCTCGCGAAGGCGCTGAAGTTTCGCGTCAACCTGATCGAGGCCTACGACCAGCCGTGGAAACGGCGGCTCGAAGGCACCGTCGGCGGCTATTGGGGCCTGATCGATTCGGTGCGGCGGCAGCTGAAATATCCGCCGGGCGAGCCGATCAGCAATTTCCCGTTCTGGAAATGGTACATGGGCGCCGGCATGGGCCTCAGCGTGCTGGTGTTCGCGGTGGCGGGCATCACGCTGCGCCGCCGGCCCTGGACGCCGCGCTTCTCGGCCTGGCTCGGCGTCGGCATCTCCGCGACATCGGCGGGCATCCTGCTCGGAATCGCCGCCGACAAGATGTTTTACGAGAGCTACGGCTGGGGCGGCTGGCTGCAATGGGGCATGCTGCTGCTCGCCGGCATCCTCTCGCCAATCCTCTGCGCGCAGGCGATCGTCATCGGCCGCAGCCTGCCGAGCTTCCTCGATCTGCTCGGTCCGCGCGAGGGACGGAAATGGTCAAAGCTCTCCGCCGTGCTGGGCCTGACCCTGGCGGTGACTGCGGCGATCGCGACCGAGACCGCGCTCGGCTTCGTGTTCGACCCGCGCTACCGCGACTTCCCCTATGCCTCGCTGACGATGGCGGTGGTGCCGTTCGCGCTGTTGATGCTGAACCGTCCGCAGATCGGCGTGCGCCCGATCGCGGAATCAGCGTTCGCAGGGCTGCTGGCGCTGTCGGCCGTCTACGTGATCCTGAACGAAGGGCGCGACAACTGGCAGGCGATGTGGACCTGCGCGATCTATCTCTTGTTCGCGCTCACGCTGTGGCGGGCGCGGGCCGAGCAAAGCCAAGGATGA
- the glmU gene encoding bifunctional UDP-N-acetylglucosamine diphosphorylase/glucosamine-1-phosphate N-acetyltransferase GlmU: protein MTARSSLTIVLAAGEGTRMRSSLPKVLHPVASQTLLAHVLGAAPRGTGTALAVVIGPDHQAVADEAKRIRSDALVFVQAERLGTAHAVLAAREAIARGVDDVLIAFGDTPLISAETFARLRAPLAKGAAIAALGFRAADPTGYGRFIVEGNRLVAIREHADASADERKIDLCNAGVMAIDGRRAFAILDKIGNANSKGEYYLTDAVGVVSDNGWESVVIETSEDEVRGINTKAQLAEAEGVMQARLRKTAMEAGVTLIAPETVYLAADTVFGKDVTIEPFVVIGPGVSIADGTVIHSFSHLVETTLGKNVSIGPYARLRPGTSLGDGARIGNFVETKAATLEAGVKVNHLSYIGDATVGANSNIGAGTITCNYDGFKKHKTVIGQGAFVGTNSSLVAPVKIGNGAYIGSGSVITRDVPDDAMALERNQQTIREGGAARYRELKTSGKKVEKTPEK from the coding sequence ATGACCGCCCGCTCAAGCCTCACGATCGTGCTCGCCGCCGGCGAAGGCACGCGCATGCGATCCAGCCTGCCGAAAGTGCTGCATCCCGTAGCTTCCCAGACGCTGCTTGCCCATGTGCTCGGTGCCGCGCCGCGCGGAACCGGCACGGCGCTTGCGGTCGTGATCGGCCCCGATCACCAGGCGGTCGCGGACGAGGCAAAGCGGATCCGCTCCGACGCGCTCGTCTTCGTGCAGGCCGAGCGGCTGGGCACCGCGCATGCGGTGCTGGCGGCGCGGGAGGCGATTGCGCGCGGCGTGGACGATGTCCTGATCGCGTTCGGCGATACGCCGCTGATCTCGGCCGAGACTTTTGCGCGGCTCCGGGCGCCGCTCGCGAAAGGAGCTGCGATTGCCGCACTCGGCTTTCGCGCGGCGGACCCGACCGGCTATGGCCGCTTCATCGTCGAGGGCAACCGCCTGGTCGCGATCCGCGAGCACGCCGACGCCAGCGCGGACGAGCGCAAGATCGATCTGTGCAATGCCGGCGTGATGGCGATCGATGGCCGCCGCGCGTTCGCGATCCTGGACAAAATAGGCAATGCGAATTCCAAGGGCGAATACTACCTGACCGATGCGGTCGGCGTTGTCAGTGACAATGGATGGGAGTCCGTGGTGATCGAAACCAGCGAGGACGAAGTGCGCGGCATCAACACCAAGGCCCAGCTTGCCGAGGCTGAGGGCGTCATGCAGGCACGGCTGCGCAAGACTGCGATGGAGGCCGGCGTCACGCTGATCGCCCCTGAAACGGTCTATCTTGCTGCCGACACCGTGTTCGGCAAGGACGTCACCATCGAGCCGTTCGTGGTGATCGGACCGGGCGTGTCGATCGCCGACGGCACCGTGATCCATTCCTTCTCGCATCTTGTCGAGACCACGCTCGGCAAGAACGTGTCGATCGGTCCCTATGCGCGGCTGCGCCCCGGCACCTCGCTCGGCGACGGCGCGCGCATCGGAAATTTCGTGGAGACCAAGGCCGCGACGCTCGAGGCCGGCGTCAAGGTCAACCATCTCTCCTACATTGGCGACGCCACCGTCGGCGCCAATTCCAACATCGGCGCCGGCACCATCACCTGCAACTACGACGGCTTCAAGAAGCACAAGACGGTGATCGGGCAGGGCGCCTTCGTCGGGACCAACTCGTCGCTGGTCGCGCCGGTGAAGATCGGCAACGGCGCCTATATCGGCTCAGGCTCGGTGATCACGCGCGACGTGCCCGACGATGCGATGGCGCTGGAGCGCAACCAGCAGACCATTCGCGAAGGCGGCGCGGCGCGCTACCGCGAGCTGAAGACCAGCGGCAAGAAGGTCGAGAAGACGCCCGAGAAATGA
- the glmS gene encoding glutamine--fructose-6-phosphate transaminase (isomerizing), translated as MCGIVGILGREPVAEQLVDSLKRLEYRGYDSAGVATLEGKHLERRRAEGKLKNLEKRLEAEPLKGTTGIGHTRWATHGKPTVNNAHPHATERVAVVHNGIIENFRELREELEKNGTVFHTETDTEIVLHLVDDLLTRGNKPVEAVKLTLARLRGAFALGFIFAGDDDLMIGARNGPPLAIGYGDGEMYLGSDAIALGPFTDTISYLEDGDWVVLTHKSADIFDKDGQAVARDKIKHAASTSLVDKANYRHFMAKEIHEQPEVVGHTLARYVDMATERVSLPVKLPFDFKDIQRINITACGTASYAGIVAKYWFERFARLPVEVDVASEFRYREAPLRKGDLAIFISQSGETADTLAALRYAKAEGAHTIAVVNVPTSTIARESETVLQTLAGPEIGVASTKAFTCQLMVLANLAIAAGKARGELSVEDETKLVHGLVEIPRLMADALTSEPQIEKLAHRIAKSRDVLYLGRGTSFPLALEGALKLKEISYIHAEGYAAGELKHGPIALIDETMPVVVIAPYDRVFEKTVSNMQEVAARGGNIILMTDAKGAAEATVDSLVTIVMPDMAAAFTPMVYSIPVQLLAYHTAVVMGTDVDQPRNLAKSVTVE; from the coding sequence ATGTGCGGGATTGTCGGCATTCTCGGGCGCGAGCCGGTTGCAGAGCAATTGGTGGATTCGCTCAAACGCCTCGAATATCGCGGCTACGATTCCGCGGGCGTCGCCACGCTCGAAGGCAAGCATCTCGAGCGCCGGCGCGCCGAGGGCAAGCTGAAGAATCTTGAGAAGCGGCTGGAGGCCGAGCCCTTGAAGGGCACGACCGGCATCGGTCACACCCGCTGGGCCACCCACGGCAAGCCGACCGTCAACAATGCCCATCCGCATGCGACCGAGCGCGTCGCTGTCGTCCATAACGGCATCATCGAGAATTTCCGCGAGCTGCGCGAGGAACTCGAAAAGAACGGCACGGTGTTCCACACCGAGACCGACACCGAGATCGTGTTGCACCTGGTCGACGATCTCTTGACGCGCGGCAACAAGCCGGTGGAAGCAGTGAAGCTGACCCTGGCGCGCTTGCGCGGCGCCTTCGCGCTCGGCTTCATCTTCGCCGGCGATGACGATCTGATGATCGGCGCCCGCAACGGTCCGCCGCTGGCGATCGGTTATGGCGACGGCGAGATGTATCTCGGCTCGGACGCGATCGCGCTCGGCCCGTTCACCGACACGATCAGCTATCTCGAGGACGGCGACTGGGTCGTGCTGACCCACAAGAGCGCTGACATCTTCGACAAGGACGGCCAGGCCGTCGCGCGCGACAAGATCAAGCACGCCGCCTCGACCTCGCTGGTCGACAAGGCGAACTACCGCCACTTCATGGCAAAGGAGATCCACGAACAGCCGGAAGTGGTCGGCCACACGCTGGCGCGCTATGTCGACATGGCGACCGAGCGCGTCTCGCTGCCGGTCAAGCTGCCGTTCGACTTCAAGGATATCCAGCGCATCAACATCACGGCTTGCGGCACTGCGAGCTATGCCGGCATCGTTGCAAAATACTGGTTCGAGCGCTTTGCGCGTCTGCCGGTCGAGGTCGATGTCGCATCCGAATTCCGCTACCGCGAAGCGCCGCTGCGCAAGGGCGATCTCGCGATCTTCATCTCGCAATCCGGCGAGACCGCCGACACCCTGGCGGCACTTCGCTACGCCAAGGCCGAGGGCGCGCACACGATCGCGGTCGTCAACGTGCCGACCTCGACCATCGCGCGCGAGAGCGAAACCGTGCTGCAGACGCTGGCCGGCCCCGAGATCGGTGTCGCCTCGACCAAGGCCTTCACCTGCCAGCTCATGGTGCTGGCGAACCTGGCGATTGCGGCCGGCAAGGCTAGAGGCGAATTGTCCGTCGAGGACGAGACCAAGCTCGTCCACGGCCTGGTCGAGATCCCGCGCCTGATGGCGGACGCGCTCACCTCCGAGCCCCAGATCGAAAAGCTCGCGCACAGAATCGCAAAATCCCGTGACGTGCTCTATCTCGGCCGCGGCACCAGCTTCCCGCTGGCGCTCGAAGGCGCGCTGAAGCTGAAAGAAATCTCCTACATCCACGCCGAGGGCTACGCCGCCGGCGAGCTCAAACATGGCCCGATCGCGCTGATCGACGAGACCATGCCGGTCGTCGTCATAGCGCCTTATGATCGGGTGTTCGAGAAAACCGTCTCCAACATGCAGGAGGTCGCCGCCCGTGGCGGCAACATCATCCTGATGACCGACGCCAAGGGCGCGGCGGAGGCGACGGTGGATTCGCTCGTCACCATCGTGATGCCGGACATGGCGGCGGCGTTCACGCCGATGGTCTATTCGATCCCGGTGCAGCTGCTCGCCTATCATACGGCGGTGGTGATGGGGACCGACGTCGACCAGCCGCGCAATCTCGCGAAATCCGTGACAGTGGAATAG
- a CDS encoding DUF502 domain-containing protein, producing the protein MTARDDAPAPLDPAPEPHTGLIGRFRNYFLTGLVVTGPIAITLYLVWWFVTWVDGVVRPFVPLAYRPETYLPYGVPGWGLIVAFFTLTLVGFLAANLIGRTLVDVGETFLGRIPAVRAIYRGLKQVFETLFSGKGSSFRKVGLVEFPSPGMWSIVLISQSPNEEVARSLPGQEEHVSVFLPCSPNPTTGFFFYVPKSKIVEVDLSAEDAATLIMSAGVVQPGAAPDPKKAAALAGMANAARIANASALRPEPAKAE; encoded by the coding sequence ATGACCGCCCGCGACGACGCGCCTGCGCCTCTTGATCCCGCCCCGGAACCGCATACCGGCCTGATCGGCCGTTTCCGCAATTATTTCCTGACCGGGCTGGTCGTCACCGGTCCGATTGCGATCACGCTGTACCTGGTCTGGTGGTTCGTCACCTGGGTCGACGGCGTGGTGCGGCCATTCGTGCCGCTGGCCTATCGGCCGGAAACCTATCTGCCCTATGGCGTTCCCGGCTGGGGACTAATTGTCGCATTCTTCACGCTGACGCTGGTCGGCTTCCTCGCGGCGAACCTGATCGGCCGCACCCTGGTCGATGTCGGCGAGACCTTTCTCGGCCGGATTCCGGCGGTGCGTGCGATCTATCGCGGCCTCAAGCAGGTGTTCGAGACGCTGTTCTCGGGCAAGGGCTCGAGCTTCCGCAAAGTCGGGCTCGTCGAGTTTCCGTCGCCCGGCATGTGGTCGATCGTGCTGATCTCGCAATCGCCGAACGAGGAGGTCGCGCGCAGCCTGCCGGGACAGGAGGAACACGTCTCGGTGTTTCTGCCGTGCTCGCCGAACCCGACCACCGGCTTCTTCTTCTATGTGCCCAAGAGCAAGATCGTCGAGGTCGACCTCAGCGCCGAAGATGCCGCAACGCTGATCATGTCGGCCGGTGTGGTGCAGCCCGGCGCAGCGCCGGATCCGAAGAAGGCAGCCGCGCTCGCCGGCATGGCCAATGCCGCGCGCATTGCCAATGCCTCCGCGCTCCGGCCCGAGCCTGCGAAGGCGGAGTAG